Within Sorangiineae bacterium MSr11367, the genomic segment TGGAGCGCCTCGCCCAAGTCGAAGGGCGCATTGCCGTATCCATGTTTCTTCTCGCCGGCATCGCCGTCGCCGCACTATGTGCCGCGCTCACCGGCCTGCTGACCTTCACCGCGACCGATGCACAGCTCCGCACGATCCTCTTTTGGACCCTGGGAAGCCTGGGCGGCGCCACGTGGAAAACCGTGGTGGCCGCGGCGCTCTTTCTCAGCGCCCCCGTCGTGCTGCTGCCGCGCTTTGCGCGCGCCCTCAACGCGCTCCTGCTCGGAGAGTCGGAAGCGCGAAACCTCGGCGTCGCCGCCGACCATGTGAAAAGGGTCATCACCGTGCTCATCGCGCTGGCCGTGGGCACCTCCGTCGCCGTCTCCGGCGTGGTCGGATTCATCGGCCTCATCGTCCCACACGTCGTGCGCCTCACCGTAGGCCCGGATCATCGCCTCCTCCTTCCAGGCTCCGCATTGCTGGGCGCCACCTTGGTCCTTTGGGCCGACGCCCTCGCGCGCACCGTCGTGTTGCCCGCAGAGCTTCCCTTGGGCATCGTCACGGCGTCCGTGGGTGCGCCGTGTTTCATCGCGCTCCTCGTGCGCGAGCGCGGGAGGCTCGGATGATCGAAGCTCGTCAGGTCAGCTTCCGCACCGGCGCCGTGACCCTCGTGAAGGAAGTGTCGCTCGCGGCCAAGCCCGGCGAGGTCGTGGCCATCGTCGGCCCCAACGGCGCCGGCAAGTCGACCTTCCTCAAGATGCTCTCCGGCGAGCTCTCCCCCTCGTCGGGCGAGGTCCGCATGGGCGATCGGCCCCTCGCCGAATGGGCCGTGCTCGAGCGCGCCCGCGTGCGTGCCGTGCTCTCGCAGCACGAGGACCTTCGCTTCGCCTTTACCGGGTTCGACGTGGTCCTGCTCGGGCGCTCGCCCCATGTCGTGGGCACCGAGTCGGTGCGCGACACCGCCATCACGCGGCTCGCCATGTCCGCCACGGACACGCTCGCCTTCGAGGAACGAACCTACGTCACCCTCTCCGGCGGCGAACGCCAGCGCATCCAACTCGCACGCGCCCTGGCCCAAATCTGGGAGGCGCACGAGGGGCAACACCGCGTGCTTCTTTTGGACGAGCCCACGAACAGCCTCGATTTGCATCACCAGCACGCCGTACTTCATTGGGCGCGCAAAATGGCCGCCGACGGCGTGGCCGTCGTCACCGTACTCCACGATTTGAACCTCGCCGCACAATGCGCGGATCGCGTGGCCGTCCTGCGCGGCGGCCGATGCGTGGCCGAGGGCGCGCCCAAAGACGTGCTCACGGCGGCATTGGTTCGCGAAGTCTTCTCGGTCGAGGCGATGGTGCTCCCGCACCCCGAGCTCGACTGCCCCCTCATCGTCACCAACTTCAACGAAAGTCGGGTCGAGTCATGAATCAAAATGAGTTGTACGAACGG encodes:
- a CDS encoding heme ABC transporter ATP-binding protein; amino-acid sequence: MIEARQVSFRTGAVTLVKEVSLAAKPGEVVAIVGPNGAGKSTFLKMLSGELSPSSGEVRMGDRPLAEWAVLERARVRAVLSQHEDLRFAFTGFDVVLLGRSPHVVGTESVRDTAITRLAMSATDTLAFEERTYVTLSGGERQRIQLARALAQIWEAHEGQHRVLLLDEPTNSLDLHHQHAVLHWARKMAADGVAVVTVLHDLNLAAQCADRVAVLRGGRCVAEGAPKDVLTAALVREVFSVEAMVLPHPELDCPLIVTNFNESRVES
- a CDS encoding iron ABC transporter permease, with amino-acid sequence MLVPAALPLPRPRTRTRRRLILPALFVLLAASAILAAAFGGVRMPPLEFVALLAGKAGIALPVETTQEHAAILFAIRLPRIVLGVLVGSGLGIAGAAMQGVFRNPLADPGLLGLSSGGALGAVAAIVLGAHGAQALGPWIAAPHMLPVAAFLGALGAAWIVERLAQVEGRIAVSMFLLAGIAVAALCAALTGLLTFTATDAQLRTILFWTLGSLGGATWKTVVAAALFLSAPVVLLPRFARALNALLLGESEARNLGVAADHVKRVITVLIALAVGTSVAVSGVVGFIGLIVPHVVRLTVGPDHRLLLPGSALLGATLVLWADALARTVVLPAELPLGIVTASVGAPCFIALLVRERGRLG